CTCCTTCAACTACTTCAAGAACATCACGTCGGGCGAGGGCGGCGGCATCGCCACCAGCGATCCGAAAGTGGCCGAGCGCGCGCGCTGCGCCATCGACCCCTGCCACTTCTACTGGCAGGGCCGCAGCGACAGCATCAAGCCGTTCGCCGGCATCGGCGCGCGCGCCTCGGAATTGATGGGCGCGATGCTCAATGTCCAGCTCGACCGTCTGGACGGCATCATCGAGGCGATGCGGGCGGAGAAGAAGAAGGTGCTGGCCGGCACGCGCCATCTCGGCAATCTCGGCCTGACGCCGTCGCCGATGAACAGCCCCGACGACGATTGCGCGGCACAGGCAATGTATCTGCTGCCCAGCGAACAGGCGGCGCAGACTTTTTCGAAGACCATTCCGAGCGTCATTGCCGGCCAGACCGGCCGCCACAATTTCACCCAGTGGGACCAGGTGCTGATGCATGAGGGCGCGCATCATCCGGCGCTCAATCCGTACACGCTGCCGGAAAACAAGGGCCTGCGGCTGACCTATGCCGACGACCTCGGCAAGGGTTCTCTCGACATCCTCAACCGCACGGTGATGATCGCGATGAATCCGGCGCATGGCGACGCCGACATCGACGACATGATCCATAACATCGATGCGGCGGCCCGTGTGGCGCTGGAGAATGCCTCGCTGGACGATGTCGAGGTGCGCAAGGCAGCGCCCGTCGATCTGCAGAAATTCGATAGTGTGAATTGAAGCGCTCAGCGCTGGATCGGCCTATTGCCGGTCCAGCCGCATGAAGGCAGCGCGCAACGCCAGCACCGCGCGCAGGATCTGGCGTTCGTCCATCGCGGCATAGCCGAGCAGCAGGCCGTGTTCCGGCTCGCTCGAATGGTAGTTGATCGAGATGCCCTGCACGTCGAGGCCCTCCTTGACGGCAGCGGCGACGACGTCACTGTCCTTGTAGGGTCGGACAAAACTGGCCAGCAGTTGCATGCCGGAATCGTTCTCGGTCACTGTCAGCCATTCGGCCAGATGCTCCTGGCACAGCTTGACGAAATTGGCTTGCCGGCGCGCATAAAGGCGGCGCATGCGTTTCAGATGTGTGGCGAAATAGCCTTGCGTGATGAAGTCGTTGACCGTCGCCTGCAGGATCAGCGGCGCGAACTGGCCGGTGATCGAGACGGCACGGTCGAAGGGCACGGACAGTTCGCGGGGTACGATGAGATAGCCGATGCG
This region of Mesorhizobium sp. C432A genomic DNA includes:
- a CDS encoding aminotransferase class I/II-fold pyridoxal phosphate-dependent enzyme, with translation MYTAGEEEIEAIARVIRSGALFRYGKNSECNRFEARYARHLGVEHFALAASGTYGLAAGLIGLGIGPGDEVLVPAHTYMATATAVLSVGAIPVIVDIDESLTIDPAALRDAIGPRTKAVIPVHMWGAACNMNAIMDIAKKRGLLVLEDVCQGIGGGYEGRKLGSIGHAGAYSFNYFKNITSGEGGGIATSDPKVAERARCAIDPCHFYWQGRSDSIKPFAGIGARASELMGAMLNVQLDRLDGIIEAMRAEKKKVLAGTRHLGNLGLTPSPMNSPDDDCAAQAMYLLPSEQAAQTFSKTIPSVIAGQTGRHNFTQWDQVLMHEGAHHPALNPYTLPENKGLRLTYADDLGKGSLDILNRTVMIAMNPAHGDADIDDMIHNIDAAARVALENASLDDVEVRKAAPVDLQKFDSVN